In the Leptolyngbya sp. FACHB-261 genome, one interval contains:
- a CDS encoding nitrate reductase associated protein has protein sequence MATYFQFEADFVESLRCIPMQVRFKLDTCGIKLKLNQWNRFNQQERESLVDLPCASESEILAYRQFLCELIEKHTGSTATNLPVEPQPAWLEAEVIPDSVLAKGQVAGVAISTEQWAELTPLQRFALLKLSRSGHENHNFLPALQEFQLA, from the coding sequence ATGGCAACTTACTTTCAATTCGAAGCTGATTTTGTGGAGTCTCTGCGCTGCATTCCCATGCAGGTCCGTTTCAAGCTGGATACCTGCGGCATTAAGCTGAAGCTGAATCAGTGGAATCGCTTCAATCAACAGGAGCGTGAATCTCTGGTGGATCTGCCTTGTGCTAGTGAGTCAGAGATTCTGGCTTATCGGCAATTTCTATGTGAGCTGATCGAGAAGCATACAGGCAGCACAGCTACAAATCTGCCGGTTGAGCCTCAGCCAGCTTGGTTAGAAGCGGAGGTGATTCCCGATAGTGTTCTGGCAAAGGGGCAGGTGGCAGGGGTGGCAATATCGACTGAACAATGGGCTGAACTCACGCCGTTGCAGCGTTTTGCTCTGCTAAAACTCAGCCGCTCTGGACACGAGAATCACAATTTTTTGCCTGCACTGCAAGAGTTTCAGCTGGCCTAG
- a CDS encoding nitrate ABC transporter ATP-binding protein (This model describes the ATP binding subunits of ATP-binding cassette (ABC) transporters for nitrate transport, or for bicarbonate transport, in bacteria and archaea.), which produces MQTLSNSSSEQTQSVDRAPYLEIKDVSKVYPTDTGSYTVLEGVNLTVYEGEFICVIGHSGCGKSTLLDMVSGFRKPSSGEVRLQSEPIAEPGPDRMVVFQNYSLLPWMSAFENIYLAVKSVWPDKTKAEKEAIVNEHLALVGLTEAAQKRPGELSGGMKQRVSIARALAIRPKVLILDEPFGALDAITKEELQEELLKIWSDHRATVLMITHDIDEALFLADRLVMMTNGPAAQIGEVLTIPFARPRDRTRIMEDPEYYNLRNYALDFLYRRFAHDDVE; this is translated from the coding sequence ATGCAAACGCTTAGCAATAGCAGCTCCGAGCAAACCCAATCAGTTGACCGCGCTCCTTACTTGGAGATCAAGGATGTCTCCAAGGTTTATCCCACAGACACCGGCTCCTACACAGTTCTAGAAGGTGTAAACCTCACGGTTTACGAAGGCGAATTCATCTGTGTAATCGGGCACTCGGGTTGTGGCAAATCCACTTTACTAGACATGGTTTCGGGCTTTCGTAAGCCCAGCAGTGGCGAGGTGCGCTTGCAGTCAGAACCGATTGCTGAACCTGGCCCAGACCGCATGGTGGTTTTTCAAAACTACTCGCTGCTGCCCTGGATGAGTGCCTTCGAGAACATTTATCTTGCTGTCAAGTCAGTTTGGCCCGATAAAACTAAGGCAGAGAAAGAAGCAATCGTTAACGAGCATTTAGCCTTAGTGGGTTTAACGGAAGCGGCTCAGAAGCGACCCGGTGAACTCTCAGGCGGCATGAAGCAACGGGTTTCGATTGCCCGTGCCTTAGCGATTCGGCCCAAGGTCCTGATTTTAGACGAGCCGTTTGGGGCTCTAGATGCGATTACCAAAGAGGAATTGCAGGAAGAGTTACTCAAAATCTGGAGCGATCATCGAGCCACAGTGTTGATGATTACCCACGACATTGATGAAGCTTTATTCTTAGCCGATCGCTTAGTGATGATGACCAATGGTCCGGCGGCTCAGATTGGTGAAGTCCTCACCATTCCCTTTGCTCGCCCGCGCGATCGCACCCGCATTATGGAAGACCCAGAATATTACAACCTGCGCAATTACGCCTTGGACTTCCTCTATCGACGCTTTGCCCACGATGACGTGGAGTAG
- a CDS encoding nitrate ABC transporter ATP-binding protein (This model describes the ATP binding subunits of ATP-binding cassette (ABC) transporters for nitrate transport, or for bicarbonate transport, in bacteria and archaea.), with amino-acid sequence MPPFVEVDHIDRVFSLPNGGEYVALRNIELKIQQGEFISLIGHSGCGKSTLLNIVAGLDQPTKGGVILQGRQVTEAGPDRMVVFQNYSLLPWLTVYDNIALAVNGVMSDRPKAERKEIIEHHINLVGLKAAAAKKPSQLSGGMKQRVAIARALAIRPKLLLLDEPFGALDALTRGGLQEQLMQICEESQVTCIMVTHDVDEALLLSDRIVMLTNGPESYIGQILEVPFPRARKRLEVVNHPSYYGLRGEIVYFLNQQKRDKKRKLKQTVAVARNGLEKVNLEIGFIPLTDCAPLVVAKEKGFFTRHGLEPVTLSREPNWKAIAQGVVTGRLDAAQMVAGMPLSMTLGMGGNAPVPIVTALTIARNGNAITLSKQLFDQGVRSLADLKAVMAQTPGKRYTLGVVHPSSMHNLMLRYWLASGGIDPDLDVSLVVIPPAQMVANLKAGNIDGFCVGEPWNSRAVHEGLGFVIATDLEIWSGHLEKVLGVREDWANRYPQTHIALVKALLEACEYCDDRRHREEIVQLLSKPEYVGTDPIYTRPGFIDPYARGTGEEAQALPHYNQFFVDRTNFPDRVEGLWIMTQLARWGLIAFPKNWIEVLDRVRRPEVFGAAARELELLDIGRDRGPIRLADGTVFNPDDPIGYLNSLSIKREVRIEEVVIGMDSPVTEAA; translated from the coding sequence ATGCCACCCTTTGTTGAAGTTGATCATATTGACCGGGTTTTCTCGCTACCCAACGGTGGTGAATACGTCGCCCTCAGAAACATTGAACTCAAAATCCAACAGGGTGAATTCATCTCGTTGATCGGCCACTCCGGCTGTGGTAAATCGACACTGCTCAATATCGTCGCTGGCCTAGATCAACCCACAAAAGGGGGGGTGATTTTGCAGGGGCGGCAGGTGACGGAGGCGGGCCCAGACCGTATGGTCGTATTCCAGAATTACTCCCTGCTGCCCTGGCTGACGGTCTACGATAATATCGCTTTAGCCGTCAATGGCGTGATGTCAGATCGGCCTAAAGCCGAGCGTAAAGAGATCATTGAACACCACATCAACCTGGTGGGTCTAAAGGCAGCTGCTGCTAAGAAGCCGAGCCAGCTTTCAGGCGGGATGAAACAGCGAGTTGCGATTGCGCGGGCGCTGGCGATTCGGCCTAAGCTGCTGCTGCTGGATGAGCCATTTGGGGCCCTAGATGCGCTAACGCGTGGCGGACTGCAAGAGCAGTTGATGCAGATCTGCGAAGAAAGTCAGGTCACCTGCATTATGGTCACGCACGATGTGGATGAGGCGCTGTTATTGTCAGACCGGATCGTGATGCTGACCAACGGTCCAGAGTCCTACATCGGCCAAATTCTTGAGGTTCCTTTCCCTCGGGCTCGTAAGCGTCTAGAGGTCGTAAATCACCCCAGCTATTATGGTTTGCGCGGCGAGATTGTTTATTTCCTCAATCAGCAGAAGCGAGACAAGAAGCGCAAGCTCAAGCAAACTGTGGCTGTTGCCCGCAATGGTCTGGAAAAGGTCAATTTAGAGATCGGTTTCATCCCTCTAACTGACTGTGCGCCCCTGGTTGTTGCTAAAGAAAAGGGCTTCTTCACACGACATGGTTTGGAACCGGTCACCCTGTCGCGAGAGCCAAACTGGAAAGCGATTGCCCAAGGCGTTGTTACGGGCCGCCTAGATGCAGCTCAAATGGTTGCAGGAATGCCCCTGTCCATGACCTTGGGTATGGGCGGCAATGCACCCGTGCCTATCGTCACCGCCCTGACTATCGCTCGCAATGGCAACGCGATTACGCTGAGCAAGCAGCTTTTCGACCAGGGTGTGCGCAGCCTCGCCGACCTCAAGGCCGTCATGGCTCAAACCCCAGGCAAGCGCTACACCCTGGGGGTAGTTCATCCTTCCTCAATGCACAACCTGATGCTGCGCTATTGGCTGGCTTCCGGTGGCATTGATCCAGATCTGGATGTCAGTTTGGTCGTGATTCCGCCAGCTCAAATGGTGGCAAACCTCAAAGCTGGCAACATTGACGGCTTCTGTGTCGGTGAGCCTTGGAATTCGCGAGCGGTTCATGAAGGGCTAGGCTTTGTCATTGCCACCGATTTAGAGATTTGGTCCGGGCATTTAGAGAAAGTTTTGGGAGTGCGCGAAGACTGGGCCAACCGCTATCCTCAAACCCATATTGCCTTGGTCAAAGCGCTGCTGGAAGCCTGCGAATATTGCGATGACCGTCGCCATCGCGAAGAGATTGTGCAGCTACTGTCCAAGCCTGAGTATGTCGGCACTGACCCGATCTATACCCGTCCTGGTTTCATTGATCCTTATGCGCGTGGCACAGGAGAAGAAGCCCAAGCCTTACCGCATTACAACCAGTTTTTCGTTGACAGAACCAACTTCCCCGACCGGGTTGAGGGGCTCTGGATTATGACTCAGCTTGCCCGCTGGGGTCTGATTGCGTTTCCTAAAAACTGGATTGAAGTTCTAGATCGGGTCCGTCGTCCGGAAGTGTTTGGAGCCGCCGCCCGGGAATTGGAGTTGCTGGATATTGGCCGGGATCGCGGTCCTATCCGTTTAGCAGACGGGACTGTTTTCAATCCCGATGATCCCATTGGCTATCTCAATAGCCTGAGCATCAAGCGCGAAGTGCGCATTGAAGAGGTCGTGATTGGTATGGATTCACCTGTGACCGAAGCAGCCTAG
- a CDS encoding ferredoxin--nitrite reductase, with product MTDASQANRVASATEDLTDTEVVNKFENLTTAGENAGPLNKFEKIKAEKDGLVLKQELDHLAQVGWEAMNEADRDFRLRVLGLFYRSVTPGKFMLRLRLANGVITSSQMQVLAEIVQLYGEQGNADITTRQNIQLRGIRIEDVPDIFRKLERVGLTSVQSGVDNVRNITGSPLAGIDPDELIDTRGLCRMVQDMITNLGKGNPAFTNLPRKFNIAIAGCRDNSIHAELNDLAFIPAYKNGVLGFNVIVGGMFSPKRYEAAVPLNAWVVPDDVVELSKAVLLVYRNHGLRANRQKSRLMYLIDQWGIEKFRDEVANQLGKPLETAAEKDEFCWDKHDHIGVYPQKQPGLNFAGLHIPIGRLYAQDMFDLARLAEVYGTGELRLTVEQNLIIPNIPNSRLEPFLREPPLAHFSVKPNNLVRSLVSCTGSQFCGFALIETKNRALAMIQALEAELSVPKPVRIHWTGCPNSCGQPQVADIGLMGTKGRKNGKVVEAVDIWIGGKVGHEPELGTRIMKGIPCDDLMPVLRDLLVEHFGGTPHSRDEETEYFVPPALMAQPEH from the coding sequence ATGACGGACGCGAGCCAGGCCAATAGAGTTGCCAGTGCAACCGAGGATCTGACGGACACAGAGGTTGTTAACAAATTCGAGAATTTGACAACGGCAGGCGAGAATGCAGGCCCTCTGAACAAATTTGAAAAGATTAAAGCAGAGAAAGATGGTTTAGTTCTGAAACAGGAGCTAGACCACTTGGCTCAGGTGGGCTGGGAAGCAATGAATGAAGCCGACCGTGACTTCCGGCTCAGGGTTTTGGGCTTGTTTTACCGCTCGGTCACACCAGGCAAGTTTATGCTGCGGCTGCGGCTGGCGAATGGCGTAATCACCAGTAGCCAAATGCAGGTTCTAGCCGAAATTGTGCAGCTCTACGGCGAGCAAGGCAATGCCGATATCACCACTCGACAAAACATTCAGTTGCGGGGAATTCGGATTGAGGATGTCCCGGATATCTTTCGCAAATTGGAGCGAGTGGGTCTCACCTCGGTTCAGTCTGGCGTAGACAATGTTCGCAATATCACCGGTTCGCCTTTGGCAGGAATTGACCCGGATGAACTGATTGACACACGCGGCCTGTGTCGCATGGTTCAGGACATGATCACTAACCTGGGTAAGGGCAATCCTGCATTTACCAACTTGCCGCGTAAGTTCAATATTGCCATTGCCGGTTGCCGGGATAACTCTATCCACGCCGAACTCAATGACCTTGCCTTTATTCCTGCCTATAAAAATGGTGTCCTTGGCTTCAATGTCATTGTGGGTGGCATGTTCTCTCCCAAGCGCTATGAGGCAGCAGTTCCTCTCAATGCTTGGGTGGTTCCTGACGATGTTGTTGAGCTGAGCAAGGCCGTTCTGCTGGTCTATCGCAATCATGGGTTGCGGGCAAATCGGCAAAAGTCGCGGTTGATGTATCTGATTGACCAGTGGGGAATCGAGAAATTCCGGGATGAAGTGGCAAACCAATTGGGAAAACCACTGGAAACTGCGGCTGAAAAGGACGAGTTTTGCTGGGATAAGCACGACCACATTGGAGTCTATCCGCAGAAGCAACCCGGTTTGAACTTCGCAGGTCTGCATATCCCCATTGGCCGTCTGTACGCTCAAGACATGTTTGACTTAGCGCGTCTGGCAGAGGTCTATGGCACGGGTGAGCTGCGCCTGACGGTTGAGCAAAACCTGATCATTCCCAATATCCCGAATTCTCGTCTGGAGCCTTTTTTGAGGGAACCGCCTCTGGCGCATTTTTCGGTCAAGCCGAACAACTTGGTGCGGAGCTTGGTTTCCTGCACGGGCAGTCAATTTTGCGGCTTTGCCCTGATTGAAACTAAAAATCGGGCTCTGGCCATGATTCAGGCCTTAGAAGCAGAGCTATCTGTGCCTAAACCTGTGCGTATTCACTGGACGGGCTGTCCTAATTCCTGTGGTCAACCGCAGGTGGCCGATATTGGCTTGATGGGTACGAAAGGGCGCAAGAATGGCAAGGTTGTTGAAGCGGTAGATATCTGGATAGGTGGCAAGGTGGGCCATGAGCCGGAACTCGGTACCCGGATTATGAAGGGCATTCCTTGTGATGATCTGATGCCGGTGCTGCGAGATTTGCTGGTTGAACACTTTGGCGGCACACCTCACTCTAGAGATGAGGAGACGGAGTATTTCGTTCCTCCTGCTCTCATGGCTCAGCCAGAGCATTGA
- a CDS encoding molybdopterin oxidoreductase family protein: MVTDSIKTLCPYCGVGCGLEALPPAQMGQATHRDEQGKPSWKIRGNRAHPSSQGMVCVKGATIIESIDQDRLLHPMVRDSLDEPFRQTTWDDALDRIVNRIQTVRYRQGADALCLYGSGQFVTEDYYTAQKLFKGCLGTNNFDANSRLCMSSAVAGYLQSFGADGPPCCYDDLELTDCAFLIGTNTAECHPIIFNRLRKHHKANRQVKLIVVDPRRTSTAEAADLHLAIQPGTDIDLLNGIAHLLLQWGCVNYEFIDECTSGFPALAELVQHYPPSVVAQRCGISERDLETAARYWAQSKRTLSLWSMGVNQSTEGTAKVRSLINLHLLTGQIGKPGAGPFSLTGQPNAMGGREAGGLAHLLPGYRSVSNPQHRAEVEQFWGLPPGQISSEPGRTVWDMVTGLEKDEVGFLWIAATNPAVSMPDLERTKAALRRSPFTVYQEAYYPTETSAFAHVLLPATQWSEKSGTMTNSERRVTLCPAFQPRQGEVREDWAIFAEVGRRLGFTEQFAFRSSAEVYAEFVQLTKGRPCDMSGLSHERLSREGPLQWPCRDSGSTQPGEPARLYTDLRFHTPDRRARFGAYHSRGLAEPPDERYPYVLTTGRLYGHWHTQTRTGRTEKLRQMYPHPLLEVHPRDARALGVKDQDWLEVRSRRGVARFRVLVTKAIAPGTVFVPMHWGALWAEQAEANALTHAEACPDSQQPELKACAVQLVPVTAEQNKLALQEKPNHLAQIR, encoded by the coding sequence ATGGTGACAGATAGTATCAAGACGCTCTGCCCCTACTGTGGCGTAGGTTGTGGTTTAGAAGCATTGCCGCCAGCTCAAATGGGCCAAGCGACCCACCGGGATGAGCAGGGCAAACCGAGTTGGAAAATTCGGGGCAATCGAGCCCATCCCTCCAGCCAGGGCATGGTGTGCGTTAAGGGTGCCACGATCATCGAATCGATTGATCAAGACCGCCTGTTGCACCCAATGGTGCGTGATTCTTTAGATGAGCCCTTCCGCCAAACGACTTGGGATGATGCCCTAGATCGCATCGTCAATCGTATCCAAACGGTGCGCTATCGACAGGGGGCTGATGCCCTATGTCTCTACGGCTCAGGTCAATTTGTGACCGAAGATTATTACACGGCCCAAAAGTTATTCAAGGGCTGCCTCGGCACTAACAACTTCGATGCCAACTCACGCCTATGCATGTCTTCAGCCGTCGCTGGTTACTTGCAGAGCTTCGGTGCCGATGGTCCTCCCTGCTGTTATGACGACCTAGAGTTGACCGATTGCGCCTTTCTCATTGGCACGAACACAGCCGAATGCCACCCGATTATCTTCAACCGTCTGCGTAAGCATCACAAGGCCAACCGTCAGGTCAAACTGATCGTCGTTGATCCCCGGCGAACCAGCACCGCAGAGGCAGCAGATTTACATCTGGCGATTCAGCCAGGAACCGATATTGATTTGCTCAATGGCATTGCTCACCTACTGCTGCAATGGGGCTGTGTCAATTACGAATTCATCGACGAATGCACCTCAGGTTTTCCGGCTCTAGCTGAGTTGGTGCAGCACTATCCGCCCTCGGTTGTGGCTCAACGCTGTGGCATTTCAGAGCGCGATCTAGAAACAGCCGCTCGCTATTGGGCGCAATCAAAACGCACTTTGTCCCTCTGGTCGATGGGGGTGAATCAATCGACCGAAGGCACCGCTAAGGTGCGCAGCCTGATCAACTTGCATTTACTGACTGGGCAAATTGGCAAACCGGGGGCGGGTCCCTTCTCCCTCACCGGCCAGCCCAACGCGATGGGCGGACGGGAAGCAGGCGGGCTGGCCCATCTCCTGCCGGGCTATCGCTCAGTCAGCAACCCTCAACACCGAGCCGAGGTCGAGCAGTTCTGGGGACTGCCACCCGGCCAAATCTCGTCTGAACCTGGACGTACTGTCTGGGATATGGTCACCGGTCTGGAAAAGGACGAGGTGGGGTTCCTCTGGATTGCCGCCACCAACCCTGCCGTCAGCATGCCTGACCTGGAGCGCACCAAAGCGGCTCTGCGCCGTTCTCCCTTCACCGTTTACCAGGAAGCCTACTACCCTACCGAAACCTCTGCCTTCGCCCATGTTCTGCTCCCTGCGACCCAGTGGAGCGAGAAAAGCGGCACCATGACCAACTCCGAGCGCCGGGTCACCCTTTGCCCTGCCTTTCAGCCCCGCCAGGGCGAAGTCCGAGAAGACTGGGCGATCTTTGCGGAAGTCGGTCGTCGCCTTGGTTTTACTGAGCAGTTCGCCTTCCGCAGCAGTGCCGAGGTCTATGCCGAGTTCGTGCAACTGACCAAAGGTCGCCCCTGCGACATGAGTGGCCTGAGCCATGAGCGCCTGAGCCGAGAAGGCCCCTTGCAATGGCCCTGCCGCGATTCTGGCTCTACCCAGCCGGGCGAACCTGCCCGGCTCTACACGGACTTGCGCTTCCACACGCCAGATCGACGGGCTCGCTTTGGCGCTTATCACTCTCGCGGTTTGGCAGAGCCGCCGGATGAGCGCTACCCCTACGTCTTGACCACGGGGCGGCTGTATGGCCACTGGCACACGCAGACACGGACAGGACGGACAGAGAAGCTGCGGCAGATGTATCCCCATCCCTTGCTTGAGGTGCATCCACGAGATGCCCGAGCGCTGGGGGTGAAGGATCAGGACTGGCTGGAGGTGCGCTCGCGCCGGGGAGTTGCTCGGTTTCGGGTGCTGGTCACTAAAGCGATTGCACCGGGAACCGTGTTTGTGCCAATGCATTGGGGGGCACTGTGGGCGGAGCAGGCGGAAGCTAATGCCCTGACTCATGCTGAAGCCTGTCCCGACTCCCAGCAGCCAGAGCTGAAAGCCTGCGCCGTGCAACTAGTGCCGGTTACTGCTGAGCAGAACAAATTAGCGTTGCAAGAGAAACCGAATCACCTGGCCCAGATTAGATAG